A DNA window from Paenibacillus sp. HWE-109 contains the following coding sequences:
- a CDS encoding AraC family transcriptional regulator translates to MQVTNPLLAHKLSELKVKMLHAKLSVCSKDWKRFNFVPDYNKFYYICEGEGWIQLDDKLYQPQAGQLFFAPAGVLQSFSATNAAPFTMYWCHFTSNLSFHHILRSLGLPHILAVDSNSRLVSCFEHIIDNCKQPGLTSPIKIQAALLELISAYIDQGMKEDHVTVQFAAWDKLIETIKYIDANLHKEMTIQELSQTAHFHPNYFIRFFKAHLGVPPMRYIHDRRLEKAKELLVIASLTVNEVAHMTGFQDASHFSTSFKKHVGMSPSEFRATPNSPN, encoded by the coding sequence GTGCAAGTAACCAATCCGTTGTTGGCACATAAGCTTTCTGAGTTAAAAGTAAAAATGCTGCATGCCAAGCTCAGCGTCTGTTCGAAGGACTGGAAGCGATTCAATTTCGTACCCGACTACAATAAGTTTTACTACATCTGTGAAGGCGAGGGGTGGATCCAGCTTGACGACAAATTGTACCAGCCGCAAGCTGGTCAATTGTTTTTTGCGCCTGCGGGCGTGCTGCAATCGTTCTCTGCAACAAACGCAGCACCGTTTACCATGTATTGGTGCCATTTCACTTCGAATCTCAGCTTTCATCACATATTACGGTCGCTTGGCCTCCCTCATATTCTAGCCGTGGATTCTAACTCCCGTCTGGTTAGCTGTTTCGAACATATCATCGACAATTGCAAGCAGCCAGGACTGACGTCTCCGATCAAAATTCAGGCAGCTTTGCTTGAGTTGATTTCCGCGTATATCGATCAAGGGATGAAGGAAGACCACGTCACCGTGCAATTCGCCGCCTGGGATAAATTGATCGAAACTATCAAATACATTGATGCGAACCTGCATAAAGAAATGACGATTCAGGAGCTTTCCCAAACGGCGCATTTTCACCCGAATTATTTCATTCGTTTTTTCAAAGCACATCTCGGCGTGCCGCCTATGAGATATATTCATGATAGAAGACTGGAAAAAGCCAAGGAGCTGCTGGTTATTGCCTCACTGACGGTGAACGAAGTCGCACATATGACGGGATTTCAGGATGCTTCTCATTTCTCAACTTCATTTAAAAAGCATGTCGGCATGTCTCCTTCCGAGTTTCGCGCGACCCCAAACAGTCCGAATTAA
- a CDS encoding response regulator, whose amino-acid sequence MKHILIVDDEPMVRMGLAQLVRQCNSLFRTVVVANGVEAIDQINKQRPDLLLTDIQMPKMDGLELCKQIQAMNVSLPIVVISGYDDFSYAQKCLTYGVKEYLLKPLTEYELYPVLNRLLLQQDVSVPISFFQVEEWLERVEATIWAADLNALHVLMDDWKKGDMSKGIQVEQLERIIADGLKIVVKKLNAHGLVTFTSKPPAEQLNTIPEAIAYLQSELFDLYNQLFHWRGGNQKNLFEEAKSYIDNHISEELSLEEVAEKMGLAPTYFSYIFKKMTNETFVQYRMRKRIEMAKRLLEIPHYKVVDVGVTIGYQNYPYFTKIFKKMTGCSPTEYRSMLGIK is encoded by the coding sequence ATGAAACATATCCTCATTGTAGATGATGAACCGATGGTTCGAATGGGGTTGGCGCAGCTGGTCAGGCAGTGCAACTCGCTGTTTCGCACGGTTGTCGTGGCGAATGGGGTAGAAGCGATCGATCAGATCAACAAGCAGCGTCCGGATCTATTGTTGACGGATATACAGATGCCGAAGATGGACGGTCTGGAGCTGTGCAAGCAGATTCAAGCTATGAATGTAAGTCTCCCCATCGTTGTTATATCGGGGTATGATGATTTCTCTTATGCGCAAAAGTGTCTGACTTACGGTGTCAAAGAGTACTTATTGAAACCGCTTACTGAATATGAGCTGTATCCTGTGTTGAACAGACTTCTTTTGCAGCAGGATGTTTCTGTTCCGATTTCCTTTTTCCAGGTGGAGGAATGGCTGGAGCGCGTAGAGGCGACGATCTGGGCCGCTGATTTGAATGCGCTGCATGTATTGATGGATGATTGGAAAAAAGGTGATATGAGCAAAGGGATTCAAGTTGAACAGTTGGAGCGCATAATTGCGGACGGCTTGAAAATAGTCGTTAAAAAGCTCAACGCGCACGGCTTGGTCACCTTCACTTCGAAACCGCCGGCGGAACAGCTGAATACGATCCCGGAAGCCATCGCGTATCTCCAAAGCGAGCTCTTCGATTTGTACAACCAACTGTTTCACTGGCGGGGCGGAAATCAGAAGAACTTGTTCGAGGAAGCGAAGTCTTACATCGACAATCACATTTCGGAAGAGCTCAGCCTGGAGGAAGTAGCGGAGAAGATGGGACTTGCGCCGACCTATTTCAGCTACATTTTCAAAAAAATGACGAATGAAACGTTCGTCCAATATCGGATGAGAAAACGGATCGAAATGGCCAAAAGGCTGCTGGAAATCCCGCACTATAAGGTCGTTGATGTCGGGGTAACCATCGGGTACCAGAACTATCCGTACTTCACGAAAATTTTCAAAAAAATGACAGGCTGCTCGCCTACGGAATACCGCAGCATGCTGGGGATCAAATAA
- a CDS encoding ABC transporter substrate-binding protein, with product MQGKRLWGSALCVVLSATVLLTGCNTSETGSEASKKPEAAVVNEVVNPPGVLPITKEKTTLKVLSRTNPSVENFATNEFTKWLEEKTNIHLDWEIANDPKQKLNISLASGDYPDVYLGFNIDQIQLTLYGKDGVFIPLNKLIDKYGVETKKMFTSLPYTKELSASPDGNIYGLPSVNECFHCTHSTKLWINQKWLDAVGMKMPTTTDEFYQVLKAFKEKDPNGNKKADEIPLIGANIANSYIDTFLLQAFIDSDRNMQFLKDGKINAAFTQPEYKEGLKYINKLFKEGLIDPQSLTQDRNQLRKLGENPDSVILGVVAAQNPTVFNTLEGSRWKDYVAVPPLKGPKGVQASKYIPQGITSGSFVVTNKAKNPEIAMRLADFLYSEEATNRAILGRPDMEWKAAGPSDIGINGKPAKYTVLGNSSSGAKNATWGQVGPSLRTNEWRLGQTADPKNPLEDILYKETLTKYEPYKPDPKKTIPTLNFTNEQTDEIANISKTIDDYRKESTARMIIGDLDIDKKWDEYLKNMDNMKLPRYLQIYQQAYDAMKK from the coding sequence ATGCAAGGAAAGAGATTATGGGGTTCAGCTTTATGTGTAGTTTTAAGTGCAACCGTTCTCTTAACAGGTTGTAACACGTCGGAGACTGGATCAGAGGCCAGCAAGAAACCAGAGGCTGCGGTTGTTAACGAAGTAGTGAACCCGCCAGGCGTACTGCCCATCACCAAAGAGAAAACCACACTGAAAGTGTTGTCGCGAACGAATCCGAGCGTGGAAAACTTCGCCACGAATGAGTTTACCAAATGGCTGGAAGAGAAGACGAATATTCATCTTGATTGGGAAATTGCCAACGATCCCAAGCAGAAGTTGAATATTTCGCTAGCTAGCGGCGACTATCCGGATGTTTATCTTGGATTTAATATCGATCAAATTCAACTTACGCTTTATGGCAAAGACGGCGTGTTTATTCCGCTGAATAAACTGATCGACAAATATGGCGTTGAAACGAAGAAAATGTTTACTTCACTGCCTTATACCAAAGAACTTTCTGCTTCACCGGATGGCAACATTTACGGTCTGCCGTCTGTCAACGAGTGCTTCCACTGTACGCACAGTACCAAATTATGGATTAACCAGAAATGGCTAGATGCGGTTGGCATGAAGATGCCGACGACCACAGACGAGTTCTATCAAGTATTGAAAGCGTTTAAAGAGAAAGATCCGAACGGCAATAAAAAAGCCGATGAAATCCCGCTAATTGGAGCTAACATCGCTAATTCCTACATTGATACGTTCCTCTTGCAAGCATTCATTGACAGCGACCGCAATATGCAGTTCCTGAAAGACGGCAAAATCAATGCCGCCTTTACGCAGCCAGAATACAAGGAAGGACTTAAATATATTAATAAGCTGTTCAAAGAAGGTTTGATTGATCCGCAATCGCTGACACAGGACCGAAACCAATTAAGGAAGTTGGGTGAAAATCCAGACAGTGTTATCCTTGGGGTCGTTGCTGCCCAGAATCCGACGGTCTTCAACACACTTGAAGGCTCGCGCTGGAAGGATTACGTGGCTGTTCCGCCGTTAAAGGGTCCGAAAGGCGTCCAAGCATCCAAATACATTCCACAAGGGATTACGTCTGGCTCCTTCGTTGTCACCAATAAAGCCAAAAATCCGGAAATTGCCATGCGCTTAGCTGACTTCCTCTACTCCGAAGAAGCCACCAACCGCGCTATCCTTGGCAGGCCGGATATGGAATGGAAAGCGGCTGGGCCGAGCGATATTGGCATCAACGGCAAACCAGCCAAGTACACCGTACTGGGCAACAGCTCGTCAGGCGCCAAAAATGCGACTTGGGGGCAAGTAGGTCCTTCCCTGCGCACGAACGAATGGCGTTTGGGTCAGACAGCCGATCCCAAAAACCCGCTCGAGGATATTCTGTATAAAGAAACACTGACCAAATACGAGCCTTATAAACCAGACCCTAAGAAGACGATCCCGACCTTAAACTTCACGAATGAACAGACAGATGAAATCGCCAATATTAGCAAAACAATTGACGACTACCGCAAGGAGTCAACAGCCAGAATGATTATCGGTGATCTGGATATCGATAAGAAGTGGGATGAATATTTGAAAAATATGGACAATATGAAGCTGCCAAGATATCTGCAAATTTACCAACAAGCCTATGATGCTATGAAGAAATAA
- a CDS encoding cache domain-containing sensor histidine kinase — protein sequence MRSNLAARMFAYFVIVIVISSSIVGFVLYVQSSNEVDKQTNELLTQIVDNAMNHTDMYLKKYDRATLSMLTSTNVKDFLNLDGNNFISYFLSIRPIKEKVIQPLFINNPEISMVYLLGYNGLTIYDHNAEMTDFSNSILLDKMEQLKGITNKDGKLTIMDWSFLDGRLALTRKISDRQTSKIFKGIVGIELNTDELTSLWKGIRLGETGYFYIVNDKGKIVYHPKTEMVGRQLDDKLLTTLKENQNRIFEYKDDVERVHFNRRSDYSGLTLVASMPLDELRVPTQNIRKTTLYTCAIAIIIALFFAYRFGQSIIRPIKMLEYGMRKTEKGDWTHVALTGRADEMDRLTVSYNKMVSRLEELMEQVYAEELKNKEYLLKRQAAEFQALQLQINPHFLYNTLETIVCYAVVQDSQEIKEIVRSLSYMLRYSVRADLEEITLANELKHVLHFMNIMNYRLGQNFEVEVLVPPELLLQKMVRLTLQPVIENVFKHAFPNGIESHHQISIDAFMDEDDFVVTVTDNGEGIAPERLQELHTRLAMHQSSSQLPVRVEREGGIGLANVNSRIQIVFGETYGLSISNNDAQSGTKITLRMPNQSEDLVHSAEAIAM from the coding sequence ATGAGATCGAATTTGGCGGCTAGAATGTTCGCTTATTTCGTCATTGTCATCGTCATTTCCTCTTCGATTGTCGGATTCGTTCTGTATGTGCAGTCTTCGAATGAAGTGGATAAGCAGACCAATGAGCTTTTGACCCAAATCGTTGACAATGCGATGAATCATACGGATATGTATTTGAAAAAATACGATCGCGCTACGCTGTCCATGCTGACCTCGACCAATGTGAAAGACTTCTTGAACTTGGACGGCAATAACTTTATTTCTTATTTTTTGTCGATTAGACCGATCAAGGAAAAGGTTATACAACCGCTTTTTATTAATAATCCCGAAATCAGTATGGTTTATTTACTTGGTTATAATGGCCTTACAATCTATGATCACAACGCGGAAATGACGGATTTCAGCAATTCTATTTTGTTGGATAAGATGGAGCAATTGAAAGGAATTACGAATAAAGACGGTAAATTGACGATTATGGATTGGAGTTTCCTGGATGGCAGGCTTGCCTTAACCCGTAAAATATCTGATCGGCAGACGTCCAAAATTTTTAAAGGCATTGTGGGCATTGAGCTGAATACGGATGAGCTTACTTCGTTATGGAAAGGTATTCGCTTAGGGGAAACAGGTTATTTCTACATTGTGAACGACAAGGGGAAAATCGTCTATCATCCGAAAACGGAGATGGTGGGGAGACAGCTGGATGACAAGCTGCTTACCACGTTAAAGGAAAATCAAAATCGTATTTTTGAGTATAAGGATGATGTTGAACGGGTACATTTCAACCGACGATCGGATTATTCAGGCTTGACGCTGGTTGCTTCCATGCCGCTCGATGAACTCAGAGTCCCTACTCAGAATATAAGAAAAACGACACTATATACGTGTGCGATTGCTATCATTATTGCTTTGTTCTTTGCGTATCGTTTTGGGCAATCGATTATTCGGCCCATCAAGATGCTGGAATATGGGATGCGCAAAACAGAGAAGGGCGATTGGACGCATGTCGCGCTTACAGGGCGAGCAGACGAAATGGATCGTTTAACCGTCAGTTATAACAAAATGGTTTCGCGCTTGGAGGAGCTGATGGAGCAGGTCTATGCGGAGGAACTCAAGAATAAGGAGTATCTCCTCAAACGGCAGGCGGCGGAATTTCAAGCACTGCAACTGCAAATTAATCCTCACTTTTTGTACAATACGCTCGAAACGATCGTTTGTTATGCCGTTGTGCAGGATTCGCAAGAGATTAAGGAGATCGTTCGCTCGCTTTCCTACATGCTTCGTTATTCGGTTAGAGCGGATTTGGAGGAAATCACGTTAGCGAATGAGTTGAAGCACGTCCTGCACTTCATGAACATTATGAACTATCGACTGGGTCAGAACTTCGAAGTGGAGGTGCTGGTCCCGCCAGAACTGCTGCTGCAAAAAATGGTGCGGCTTACCCTGCAGCCTGTGATCGAGAATGTGTTTAAGCATGCCTTTCCTAATGGCATAGAAAGCCATCATCAAATCAGCATCGACGCTTTCATGGATGAGGATGATTTCGTGGTCACTGTCACCGATAATGGCGAAGGGATTGCGCCAGAGAGACTTCAAGAGCTGCATACCAGACTTGCGATGCATCAATCCTCATCCCAGCTGCCCGTTCGCGTGGAACGTGAGGGCGGCATAGGTCTAGCCAATGTGAACAGCCGCATTCAAATCGTCTTTGGGGAGACCTATGGACTCTCTATCTCGAATAATGACGCGCAGTCCGGCACCAAGATTACACTGAGAATGCCCAATCAGAGCGAAGATTTGGTTCACTCGGCTGAAGCAATTGCGATGTAG
- a CDS encoding alpha/beta hydrolase family protein: MNQSQPALPWNLEALNQVPNVFPIPEMDEGNIKAIFYEGLPYQGRKTRVFAYYGMPESMVGAKLPGIVLVHGGGGAAFKEWVQLWVDRGYAAIAMDLEGHIGADKNQDGVRPNHEWSGPFRQGEFADYELPVDEQWMYHAVADVILANSFLRSLDNVAEDTIGIHGVSWGGIVTGIVAGVDVRFTFAIPVYGCGYLYEASNQYGRSFAQMSAEFAAKVKQLWDPSAYFHRIAIPMLWVNWSHDPHFPLHLFSKSFQAAKQGVYPSSLSIHFGLRHSHAAGWKPLEIYAFADHLTKGSEALAQIVAQEVSGNQLSIQFTSEIPIVKAELRYALNTSNWFEVEWLVKEAHLDRDAREIRADLEAVTSAYFVQITDQRGCIVSTPLYDIKGESML, translated from the coding sequence TTGAACCAAAGTCAGCCAGCACTTCCATGGAATCTTGAGGCGCTCAATCAAGTTCCGAATGTATTCCCTATTCCTGAGATGGATGAAGGGAATATCAAAGCGATCTTCTATGAAGGGCTGCCCTATCAAGGACGCAAGACCAGAGTATTTGCCTATTATGGGATGCCCGAGTCCATGGTGGGAGCCAAGCTGCCAGGCATTGTACTCGTACATGGCGGCGGGGGAGCAGCCTTCAAGGAATGGGTGCAGTTGTGGGTGGATCGGGGATATGCAGCGATCGCGATGGATCTGGAAGGACACATCGGCGCCGATAAGAATCAGGACGGAGTCAGGCCAAATCACGAGTGGAGCGGTCCGTTTCGGCAGGGGGAATTTGCCGATTACGAGCTCCCAGTAGATGAACAGTGGATGTATCATGCCGTTGCTGATGTGATCCTCGCTAATTCCTTTCTGCGTTCTTTGGATAACGTCGCGGAAGATACGATCGGCATTCATGGCGTCTCCTGGGGAGGCATTGTAACCGGCATCGTTGCAGGTGTAGACGTACGTTTTACATTCGCAATTCCAGTGTATGGCTGCGGATATTTGTACGAGGCTAGCAATCAATACGGTCGAAGCTTTGCTCAGATGAGTGCCGAGTTTGCTGCTAAAGTCAAACAGTTATGGGATCCATCAGCGTATTTTCACCGTATTGCTATCCCTATGCTCTGGGTGAATTGGAGTCATGATCCCCACTTTCCGCTTCATTTGTTCAGCAAATCGTTTCAGGCGGCGAAGCAAGGTGTATATCCGTCTAGCTTAAGCATTCATTTCGGACTTCGGCATTCCCATGCAGCAGGATGGAAGCCTTTGGAAATTTATGCGTTTGCTGATCACTTAACAAAAGGGAGCGAAGCTTTAGCTCAAATTGTTGCGCAAGAAGTAAGCGGGAACCAGCTTAGCATCCAATTTACGTCGGAAATTCCGATCGTGAAAGCGGAGCTGCGCTATGCCTTGAATACTTCGAACTGGTTTGAGGTCGAGTGGCTCGTGAAAGAAGCGCACCTCGACAGAGATGCGCGTGAAATCCGCGCTGATCTTGAAGCGGTTACGTCGGCTTATTTCGTGCAGATCACAGATCAGCGTGGCTGTATAGTTAGTACCCCTTTGTATGACATAAAAGGGGAATCGATGCTGTGA
- the galA gene encoding beta-galactosidase GalA, protein MPLQSARGRESFDKDWFFHKGDIPIKYAVKAGMTGGITDCGKREEGDWLEIAYVDKDTGDIPIPKDWQRVQIPHDWVVEGSAVNDPDLGSRPGSHGYLPTGVGVYRKMFAMPSDDLGKKITVHFDGVMGVSTVWLNGHLLGTHESGYTEVYYDISDKIRYGDEGLNVIVVKVDANRYEGWWYEGGGIYRHTWLQKTDCLHVAHSGTYVTTPRVSEESADVLVRTIIHNEYEQDQTCELRSTIVNNHGIRVANFTETITVPWLDQMETEHKLSITAPQLWSPEHPNLYKLITEVIVNGQQVDSYETMFGVRTIAFTRDGFILNGRPTLIKGTCNHQDFAGVGVALPEAVIAYKLQLLKEMGCNAYRSAHHPPTPELLDMCDRLGLMVVDENRLLDSSPSGMADLQNLIKRDRNHPSIIIWCMENEEILEGKTTGARILRSLANVTRKLDPTRPTMAAMNHGWNGEGYSDQVDIVGYNYGQRNQQDINDHAAYPSRIMLGSESASSTTTRGIYELDKERGYCPAYEGVYMPSWSCTVEQAWNDVLNNPFLTGVFLWTGFDYRGEPTPYSWPCVNSHFGIMDTCGFPKDVYYYLKSVWTPEPMIHIMPHWNWGDRIGELIDVWVYSNGEQVELALNGRSLGMKPMVQGGHLTWQVPYEPGELSAIARQDGQIIAVKRVQTTGTPAVLHMEPDRRIVQADGVDVCLVRVSIRDESGNVVPTADQEVMFAVEGPGAILGVGNGNPSSHEPDKANRRRAFNGYCLLLIQSSLLAGEIVVTATSTGLAAAKLSILAEPSA, encoded by the coding sequence ATGCCGCTTCAATCTGCAAGAGGTAGAGAAAGCTTCGATAAGGACTGGTTTTTTCACAAAGGGGATATCCCGATCAAGTATGCCGTCAAAGCTGGGATGACTGGAGGCATCACGGATTGCGGGAAGCGAGAGGAGGGAGACTGGCTGGAAATCGCTTATGTGGATAAGGATACGGGAGATATCCCGATCCCTAAAGACTGGCAGCGTGTCCAGATACCTCATGACTGGGTTGTGGAAGGAAGCGCTGTCAACGACCCGGATTTAGGAAGCCGACCAGGCAGTCATGGTTATTTGCCCACAGGCGTCGGCGTATACCGTAAAATGTTTGCGATGCCATCCGATGATCTCGGGAAAAAGATAACGGTTCATTTCGATGGTGTTATGGGGGTAAGCACAGTCTGGTTGAATGGTCATCTGCTCGGTACGCATGAGAGCGGATATACCGAGGTTTATTATGACATTTCGGATAAAATACGGTACGGAGACGAAGGGCTCAACGTTATTGTCGTCAAGGTAGATGCTAACCGTTATGAGGGTTGGTGGTACGAAGGCGGAGGGATCTACCGGCATACGTGGCTGCAAAAAACGGATTGTTTGCACGTCGCTCATTCGGGCACATATGTCACCACACCGCGCGTGTCAGAGGAGTCGGCTGACGTACTTGTCCGCACGATCATACATAACGAGTATGAGCAGGATCAGACATGCGAGCTTAGATCTACAATTGTAAATAACCACGGGATAAGGGTCGCCAACTTTACAGAAACCATAACTGTGCCTTGGCTGGATCAAATGGAAACAGAACATAAGCTTAGCATCACGGCTCCCCAACTATGGTCACCAGAGCACCCAAATTTATATAAATTAATTACGGAAGTCATTGTTAACGGGCAGCAAGTAGATTCGTATGAAACGATGTTCGGCGTTCGCACGATCGCTTTTACAAGAGATGGTTTTATTTTAAACGGAAGGCCTACACTGATTAAAGGTACGTGCAATCATCAGGATTTTGCAGGCGTCGGCGTGGCCTTGCCGGAAGCGGTGATCGCTTACAAACTTCAATTGTTGAAGGAAATGGGGTGTAACGCGTACCGAAGCGCTCATCATCCCCCTACACCTGAATTATTAGATATGTGCGATAGGCTTGGCCTGATGGTCGTTGATGAGAACCGCCTGCTGGATAGTTCACCGAGTGGCATGGCCGATCTTCAGAATTTAATTAAAAGGGATCGCAATCATCCCTCGATTATTATATGGTGTATGGAGAATGAAGAAATCCTGGAGGGGAAAACCACGGGAGCGCGAATACTGCGCTCATTGGCGAATGTGACCCGTAAGCTGGACCCAACCCGGCCTACGATGGCCGCGATGAATCATGGCTGGAACGGAGAGGGCTACAGTGATCAAGTGGATATAGTCGGCTACAATTATGGACAAAGAAACCAACAGGATATCAACGATCATGCCGCCTATCCGTCTAGAATTATGCTGGGAAGTGAGAGTGCAAGCAGCACAACGACCCGCGGCATCTATGAACTCGATAAGGAGAGAGGATATTGTCCTGCCTATGAGGGCGTCTACATGCCTTCATGGTCTTGCACGGTTGAACAAGCATGGAACGATGTCTTGAACAATCCCTTTCTAACGGGCGTATTTCTTTGGACAGGCTTTGATTATCGAGGAGAACCCACCCCTTACAGTTGGCCTTGTGTGAACTCCCATTTTGGCATCATGGATACTTGTGGATTTCCCAAAGATGTGTATTATTATCTCAAGTCCGTATGGACACCAGAGCCGATGATTCACATCATGCCACATTGGAATTGGGGGGACCGTATTGGAGAGTTGATCGATGTATGGGTTTACAGCAATGGCGAACAGGTTGAGCTCGCATTGAATGGACGAAGCCTTGGCATGAAACCGATGGTCCAAGGTGGACACTTAACATGGCAAGTACCTTATGAACCAGGTGAACTTAGCGCAATAGCCAGACAGGATGGCCAAATTATTGCTGTGAAAAGAGTCCAAACAACCGGCACTCCTGCTGTCCTTCATATGGAACCTGATCGACGTATTGTTCAGGCAGATGGTGTTGATGTTTGTCTTGTCAGAGTATCGATTCGCGACGAGAGTGGCAATGTCGTTCCGACCGCTGATCAAGAAGTGATGTTCGCAGTGGAAGGACCAGGCGCCATCCTGGGCGTAGGCAATGGAAATCCCAGCAGCCATGAACCGGATAAAGCGAATCGCCGCAGAGCTTTCAACGGATATTGCTTGCTTCTCATTCAATCCAGCTTGTTAGCTGGCGAGATCGTAGTGACCGCGACATCGACCGGTTTAGCAGCTGCGAAACTTTCTATTTTGGCTGAACCGTCAGCTTAG
- a CDS encoding ABC transporter permease, translating to MVSKLLRNIKKVPQLYLLSLLPILYILIFKYIPMYGAVIAFQDYVPHKGFFGSEWVGLKHFKNFFESYEFWKVIKNTLGLSFYSLLAGFPFPIILALCLNYVSRASVKKTVQMITYAPHFISMVVMMGIIIQLLDPKTGIVNMIIAQLGFDKVDFFGNPDHFKSLYVWSGIWQNVGFGCIIYLAALAAIDPSLHEAAVMDGASKVQRMWHVDIPGILPVAIILLIMSVGNLMDVGFEKVLLMQNPLNLSTSEVIDTYVYKVGLLSTGIKYSYASAIGLFTSVINLILLFTVNKAAKKLGQTSLW from the coding sequence ATGGTAAGTAAGCTTTTGCGCAATATCAAGAAAGTGCCTCAGTTGTACTTGCTGTCTTTGCTGCCCATTCTGTATATTCTCATATTTAAATATATACCGATGTACGGGGCAGTCATTGCCTTTCAGGATTATGTGCCTCACAAAGGATTTTTTGGCAGCGAGTGGGTAGGATTAAAGCATTTCAAAAATTTTTTTGAATCCTATGAATTCTGGAAAGTTATCAAGAATACGCTGGGCCTTAGTTTTTACAGTTTATTGGCTGGGTTTCCGTTTCCTATCATCCTAGCGCTTTGTTTGAACTATGTGAGCCGGGCATCCGTGAAGAAGACGGTGCAGATGATCACCTATGCTCCGCATTTCATTTCGATGGTTGTGATGATGGGCATCATCATCCAATTGTTGGATCCGAAAACAGGCATTGTCAACATGATTATAGCCCAGTTGGGTTTTGACAAGGTGGATTTTTTCGGGAATCCGGATCACTTTAAGTCACTTTATGTCTGGTCAGGTATTTGGCAGAATGTAGGTTTTGGCTGTATCATTTATTTAGCCGCTTTGGCTGCAATCGATCCTTCGCTGCATGAAGCAGCTGTCATGGATGGGGCAAGCAAAGTGCAACGAATGTGGCACGTGGATATTCCCGGCATTTTACCGGTTGCAATTATATTATTGATTATGAGTGTAGGGAATTTGATGGATGTAGGTTTTGAAAAGGTTCTATTGATGCAAAACCCGCTCAATTTGAGCACATCCGAGGTTATTGACACTTACGTGTACAAGGTGGGACTGCTGTCGACGGGAATTAAATATTCCTACGCTTCAGCCATTGGATTGTTCACCTCAGTCATCAATTTGATTCTATTGTTCACTGTTAACAAAGCAGCCAAAAAATTAGGGCAAACAAGCCTGTGGTAG
- a CDS encoding carbohydrate ABC transporter permease: MKSTRIQEPRGDQIFNIFNYTMLCLFTLSVLYPLIYVVSASFSSSAAVISGKVWLWPVDISLQGYEAVFKDKRIWVGFANSMYYAVVGTMINVAMTLIAAYPLSRKDFYIRNAVMALFVFTMMFGGGLIPNYLLIKELGMIDTRWALIIPGVMSVMSVIIARTYFQTTIPEELLEAAHLDGCSDYKFLVKIVAPLSGPIIAVLSLFYAVGHWNTYFAALLYLKSPDLFPLQIILRDVLIKNTFDEEVISDVVGAAQREGMRELLKYSLIVISTIPVLVVYPFIQRHFVKGMMIGSLKG; the protein is encoded by the coding sequence ATGAAGTCGACCCGCATTCAAGAGCCAAGAGGAGATCAAATCTTTAATATCTTCAATTATACGATGCTGTGCCTCTTTACACTGTCAGTCTTATACCCGCTAATCTATGTGGTCAGCGCTTCCTTCAGTTCCTCGGCAGCTGTCATTTCAGGAAAAGTATGGCTATGGCCCGTGGATATTTCCTTACAAGGCTATGAAGCCGTTTTCAAAGACAAACGGATTTGGGTTGGGTTTGCAAACTCCATGTACTATGCCGTCGTTGGAACGATGATTAATGTGGCTATGACGCTTATTGCGGCCTATCCTTTGTCCCGCAAAGATTTCTATATCCGCAATGCGGTGATGGCGCTCTTCGTATTCACCATGATGTTTGGCGGCGGACTGATCCCCAACTACCTTTTGATCAAAGAGTTAGGGATGATTGATACCCGTTGGGCGTTGATTATTCCAGGTGTGATGAGTGTCATGAGTGTCATTATTGCTAGAACGTACTTCCAAACGACAATCCCCGAGGAATTGCTGGAAGCGGCCCATTTGGATGGTTGCAGCGATTATAAATTTCTTGTGAAAATTGTAGCCCCATTGTCAGGACCAATCATCGCTGTCTTATCGTTATTTTACGCCGTAGGCCATTGGAATACTTATTTTGCCGCTCTGCTGTATTTAAAATCACCGGATCTGTTTCCGCTGCAAATCATTCTGCGTGATGTGCTGATTAAGAACACATTTGATGAAGAAGTGATTTCCGATGTGGTCGGTGCGGCCCAGCGAGAAGGCATGAGAGAGCTTCTAAAGTACTCATTGATCGTTATTTCTACCATTCCGGTTTTAGTTGTTTATCCTTTTATCCAGCGACATTTCGTTAAAGGTATGATGATTGGGTCTCTGAAAGGGTAA